From Nitrospira sp., the proteins below share one genomic window:
- a CDS encoding DUF3047 domain-containing protein — MKRRAVWSAVAVFGAVLCAGMLMSERASAEGQVLVLEDFQGKEADGFPSAWDHENQRSHSKGREAYKVHTENGVNFLSAKDAGQRIKKKKIDWDPKAYPVLTWRWRLQKAPAGTDQIAAIYASLDTDLMFIPVFTKYVWSGTKPDGTLTEGGMFSGAEIVVQSGTKDVGQWFEERVNVYEDFKRIHQHEPAPKAWGISIIAAPGVEIDFGSLVASPAK, encoded by the coding sequence ATGAAGCGCAGAGCGGTGTGGAGTGCGGTGGCCGTATTCGGTGCGGTGTTGTGTGCGGGCATGCTGATGAGCGAGCGGGCTTCAGCCGAAGGCCAGGTGTTGGTGCTGGAGGATTTTCAGGGGAAAGAGGCCGATGGATTTCCTTCCGCCTGGGACCACGAGAATCAGCGCAGCCACTCCAAAGGGCGGGAAGCCTACAAGGTGCATACGGAGAACGGCGTCAATTTTCTTTCGGCGAAGGATGCCGGGCAGCGGATCAAGAAGAAGAAAATCGATTGGGACCCCAAGGCCTATCCGGTCTTAACCTGGCGGTGGCGGTTGCAGAAGGCGCCGGCCGGCACCGATCAGATCGCGGCCATTTATGCGTCATTGGATACGGACCTCATGTTCATACCGGTCTTTACCAAGTATGTCTGGAGCGGGACGAAGCCCGACGGCACCTTGACGGAGGGCGGGATGTTCAGCGGGGCCGAGATCGTGGTGCAAAGCGGCACGAAGGACGTCGGCCAGTGGTTTGAGGAGCGGGTGAATGTCTACGAAGATTTCAAGCGCATCCATCAGCATGAGCCCGCGCCCAAAGCCTGGGGTATTTCGATTATCGCGGCGCCGGGTGTCGAGATCGACTTTGGTTCGCTGGTCGCGAGCCCTGCCAAGTAA
- a CDS encoding cytochrome ubiquinol oxidase subunit I has protein sequence MRMTRFGSLSVAFWAGLLLLVSLVGMGWGTQGLSFAEETTDLYFKTPGTPQGPPAPGPHETVYSRIGSFDSRLLVWFVTQQHTYFGGFVLALPLFCALLEFVGLITKKPALSLRYDGLARDLAKVALLALSVTAVVGSLMLSMFIYFYPSFMKYMGGTFKSFMPVYAIVFVGESLLLILYYYSWNRMAERGLKWIHAAIGVLTNIFGTALLLLANAWSAFMMAPAGVDAQGRFLGNVWHLLHSSLWNPLNVHRFLADIMSGGAVVLAYACYRFFTSKTSEERAYFDWVGYIFLFVTVCALLPMPIAGYWLMRSVYAFSQSMGVTMMGGLLTWLFVVQALLIGALLLGINYYIWQSMARIKGGERYQPYYQFLLGVLTLALFIWLTPHTVMMSAGEVKAMGGAQHPVVGNYGVMSAKNGAVNVMILITALSFLYYRRANRTMTVSWVKTGNALIGTLYAVGMVNVIWLSIYGFYLPAKIRVGLSSPQAFTTLTVIVAGVIINRLMLRGSIVHGPVQWGKISVRGMVGLFGLAAAFTWVMGLMGYIRSSGRLAWHVSELMADVSPWAFTPDLEFAAKMVTLNMVVFWGAVLGLFWMCQRGQQPVMGEEFFEEKPPALAPSSSQEA, from the coding sequence ATGCGTATGACACGATTCGGCTCTCTTTCAGTGGCGTTCTGGGCAGGGCTGCTGCTCTTGGTCAGTCTCGTGGGAATGGGGTGGGGGACGCAGGGCCTCTCCTTCGCCGAGGAGACGACGGATTTGTATTTTAAGACGCCGGGGACGCCGCAGGGTCCGCCGGCTCCGGGTCCTCATGAGACCGTCTATTCACGGATCGGGTCATTCGACAGCCGGTTGCTGGTCTGGTTCGTGACGCAGCAGCATACCTACTTCGGCGGATTCGTCCTCGCGCTGCCGCTGTTTTGCGCCTTGCTGGAATTTGTCGGGCTCATCACGAAAAAACCGGCGTTGTCGCTGCGCTACGACGGCCTGGCCAGAGACTTGGCGAAGGTCGCGTTGCTGGCCCTCTCGGTGACGGCGGTGGTCGGGAGCCTCATGCTGTCCATGTTCATCTACTTCTATCCGTCGTTCATGAAGTACATGGGCGGAACCTTCAAGTCCTTCATGCCGGTCTACGCCATCGTGTTTGTCGGGGAGTCGCTGCTGCTGATTCTCTATTACTACAGCTGGAATCGGATGGCTGAACGCGGATTGAAGTGGATCCATGCCGCCATCGGCGTCCTGACGAATATTTTCGGCACGGCCTTGCTGCTGCTGGCGAATGCCTGGTCGGCGTTTATGATGGCTCCGGCCGGTGTGGATGCGCAGGGCCGGTTTCTGGGGAACGTGTGGCATTTGCTCCATTCGTCTCTCTGGAATCCGCTCAACGTCCACCGGTTTCTCGCGGACATTATGTCCGGCGGCGCGGTGGTGCTGGCCTACGCCTGTTACCGGTTTTTCACCAGCAAGACCAGCGAGGAGCGGGCCTATTTCGATTGGGTCGGCTATATTTTCCTGTTTGTCACGGTCTGCGCGCTGCTGCCGATGCCGATCGCCGGCTATTGGTTGATGCGTTCGGTGTATGCCTTCAGCCAGAGCATGGGCGTGACGATGATGGGCGGGCTGTTGACCTGGCTGTTTGTCGTGCAGGCGTTGTTGATCGGGGCGCTGCTGCTGGGGATCAACTATTACATTTGGCAAAGCATGGCGCGGATCAAGGGCGGGGAGCGCTATCAGCCGTACTACCAGTTCCTGCTCGGGGTTCTGACGCTGGCGCTGTTTATCTGGCTGACGCCGCACACGGTGATGATGTCGGCCGGTGAAGTGAAGGCCATGGGCGGGGCGCAGCATCCGGTGGTCGGGAACTACGGGGTCATGTCGGCGAAGAACGGCGCGGTGAACGTGATGATCCTCATCACGGCCCTCAGCTTTCTCTACTATCGCCGGGCGAATCGCACGATGACGGTGTCGTGGGTCAAGACCGGCAATGCGCTGATCGGGACGTTGTATGCGGTGGGCATGGTGAATGTGATCTGGCTGTCGATTTATGGATTCTATCTGCCCGCGAAGATCCGCGTCGGACTCTCTTCGCCGCAAGCCTTTACCACGCTGACGGTGATTGTGGCTGGGGTCATCATCAACCGTCTCATGCTGAGAGGCTCGATTGTGCACGGCCCGGTGCAATGGGGAAAGATTTCGGTGCGCGGGATGGTGGGGCTCTTTGGCTTGGCGGCGGCCTTCACCTGGGTGATGGGGCTGATGGGCTATATTCGGTCGTCCGGACGATTGGCCTGGCATGTGAGCGAGCTGATGGCGGATGTGTCTCCCTGGGCCTTTACGCCGGATCTGGAATTCGCCGCGAAAATGGTCACGCTCAACATGGTGGTCTTTTGGGGCGCGGTGTTGGGGTTGTTCTGGATGTGTCAGCGCGGGCAGCAGCCGGTGATGGGGGAGGAGTTCTTTGAGGAGAAGCCTCCGGCCTTGGCGCCGTCGTCGTCGCAGGAAGCCTAA
- a CDS encoding PCP reductase family protein, translating to MHTEGVEERTGEDGVPQWFVRSECRGCGLKVGVDVPAGQLSGLIDRLTWTDEALHRLERMPPYLAPLVREEVEQDVRIRGERVVAYETLLRPRTGERIVWDPEAERRLDKVPAPVRAMARVELERTAADRGQTRITVALMEEIKAKYFGMAAQKA from the coding sequence ATGCACACGGAGGGTGTTGAGGAACGAACCGGTGAGGACGGGGTGCCGCAATGGTTTGTGCGCTCGGAGTGCCGCGGGTGCGGCCTGAAAGTCGGCGTGGATGTGCCGGCCGGGCAGCTGAGCGGGCTGATCGATCGGTTGACCTGGACGGACGAGGCCTTGCACCGGCTGGAGCGGATGCCGCCGTATCTGGCCCCGCTCGTACGCGAAGAAGTCGAGCAGGATGTGCGGATCAGGGGTGAGCGCGTCGTGGCTTACGAGACATTGCTGCGGCCGCGCACCGGCGAGCGGATTGTGTGGGACCCTGAAGCGGAACGGCGATTGGATAAGGTGCCGGCCCCGGTGCGTGCCATGGCCCGTGTGGAATTGGAACGCACGGCGGCAGACCGCGGACAGACGCGAATCACGGTTGCGTTGATGGAAGAGATCAAGGCGAAGTATTTCGGGATGGCGGCGCAGAAGGCGTGA
- a CDS encoding DUF420 domain-containing protein → MDWLRDPGFFGTHATVGADVSQLMATFFTALFVIGWIQAKRNRAHAHHWLMLGGMIAMLSFFVAYYLFRQLGVLAFEGKEGFGGSQALYDYVFIPVLTLHIILVIIGLVMAVYMIVLGFRSQQVLDGVRTLKESLLLTSWRKVGLIFGAVTAVVVLLFLSRVATAGFSLRKMEVYLGLLALVAFVFSIEMTIQRIWPNGARRHRALGLFTMIIYCVLFITGTTTYAMLYIFYPGKIG, encoded by the coding sequence ATGGACTGGTTACGCGATCCGGGCTTCTTTGGCACACACGCCACGGTCGGCGCTGACGTCAGCCAGTTGATGGCGACGTTCTTCACCGCGCTTTTCGTGATCGGCTGGATTCAGGCCAAACGGAATCGGGCGCATGCGCATCATTGGCTGATGCTCGGTGGCATGATCGCGATGCTCAGTTTCTTCGTCGCCTATTATCTCTTCCGGCAGCTTGGGGTTCTGGCCTTTGAGGGGAAGGAAGGGTTCGGCGGCTCGCAGGCGCTCTACGATTATGTGTTTATTCCCGTCCTGACGCTCCACATCATTCTGGTGATCATCGGCTTGGTCATGGCGGTCTACATGATCGTGCTGGGCTTTCGGTCCCAACAGGTATTGGATGGGGTGCGCACGCTCAAGGAGTCGCTCCTGCTGACGTCATGGCGGAAGGTGGGCCTCATTTTCGGGGCCGTGACGGCTGTAGTCGTGCTGCTGTTCCTCTCTCGAGTGGCGACGGCGGGATTCTCACTGAGGAAAATGGAGGTCTATCTTGGCCTCCTCGCCCTCGTGGCGTTTGTCTTTTCCATTGAGATGACGATTCAGCGGATCTGGCCGAACGGCGCGCGGCGGCACCGGGCGCTCGGCCTGTTTACGATGATCATCTATTGTGTGCTGTTCATTACCGGGACCACCACCTACGCGATGCTCTATATTTTTTATCCCGGCAAGATTGGCTAA
- a CDS encoding methyltransferase, with protein sequence MSRELSLAEIFQLGYYWETKILLTAVRLDVFSALDGKRKTAAEIAARIGAHERTLALLLNALVAMRLLNKDGETYGNASAAETHLVRQSPQYIGHLLLLHDAEWENWGKLEQTIKTGQRAVDRHVFETDPELGGNVLAVLHRIGQQSGPDLAKRLQLSGPVRLLDLGGGAGTNSIAFCRVYPELTATVFDLPATLRLTERTVKEAGLESRIALHPGNFNQDALGGPYDVALMSDILHYQDFETNAALVKKVFTHLAPGGRLVIKDRFLDDAGTGPAWTTAFAVHILVNTQQGGCYKTGEAIQWMTAAGFASVTELERTAVVQGIKG encoded by the coding sequence GTGTCACGGGAACTCTCACTCGCGGAAATCTTTCAGCTCGGCTATTACTGGGAAACCAAAATCCTGCTGACGGCCGTCCGTCTGGACGTCTTTTCCGCGTTGGATGGCAAGCGGAAAACGGCCGCTGAAATTGCGGCCAGGATTGGCGCGCACGAACGGACGCTGGCGCTATTGCTCAATGCCTTGGTGGCGATGCGTCTCTTGAACAAAGACGGCGAAACCTACGGGAATGCGTCGGCTGCCGAGACTCATTTGGTGCGGCAATCTCCTCAATATATCGGGCATCTGCTGTTGCTGCACGATGCCGAATGGGAGAATTGGGGCAAGCTGGAGCAGACGATCAAAACCGGCCAGCGAGCCGTCGATCGCCATGTCTTTGAAACCGATCCGGAACTTGGCGGCAATGTGCTGGCCGTCTTGCATCGAATCGGCCAGCAGAGCGGCCCTGATTTGGCGAAGCGCCTGCAGCTCTCTGGGCCGGTGCGTCTGCTGGACTTGGGGGGCGGGGCCGGGACCAACTCGATTGCCTTTTGCCGGGTGTACCCGGAATTGACGGCAACGGTGTTCGATTTGCCTGCGACGTTGCGGCTGACCGAGCGCACGGTGAAAGAGGCGGGGCTGGAATCGCGGATCGCGCTGCATCCGGGGAATTTCAACCAGGATGCCCTGGGCGGCCCCTACGATGTCGCCCTCATGTCCGACATTCTGCACTATCAAGATTTTGAGACGAATGCGGCGCTGGTCAAAAAAGTGTTCACGCATCTCGCGCCGGGGGGGCGGTTGGTGATTAAGGATCGTTTTCTCGATGACGCGGGGACCGGTCCGGCCTGGACCACGGCCTTCGCGGTCCATATTTTGGTCAACACGCAACAGGGCGGGTGCTACAAGACCGGCGAAGCGATCCAGTGGATGACGGCGGCCGGGTTTGCCTCGGTCACGGAGCTGGAGCGGACGGCGGTCGTGCAGGGCATCAAGGGATAA
- a CDS encoding HEAT repeat domain-containing protein codes for MTRRLFHRRGIVVAGLLCVLAGMSPSVLTAGAPAVPKEAQAAFEKKAYQQALDELAKLDKEKGAAPDVRRLKIRSLINLGKPKDALEEYDLLAQALKHDDEPVLREVALGMIVVLVKDMREQMRGAAYTALKEIDSAEAVPFFEDGLSDGSGPVRVLAVEGLGRSEAGRKSKKLRGALEDQAGLVKARVVKALGRSGDPSVLPLIEAAAKDELSPVRIAAYAALVRLGKKEAWDDLRKAAEAANPDDRTDAIRAIADLKDQRGAPLLMEMLTYQQPSVRGTAARGLGQLGRKDAREKIELLLKDPIPAVRESAVSSLAELGTGESVPAIAQLLGDGQVTVRAASIAALLQLGQPFEKVAEPARALAQQNDTAARASIAFALGKATKPNANDAIAFLNGLTDDPLPGPKIVAIRSLGHIGDREQIPLMKAQLHDANEAVRATAAGALLHLLQRKL; via the coding sequence ATGACACGAAGGCTATTCCATCGTCGCGGGATCGTGGTCGCGGGATTGCTGTGCGTGCTGGCGGGAATGAGCCCGTCGGTGCTCACGGCGGGAGCGCCCGCCGTTCCCAAAGAGGCTCAAGCGGCCTTTGAGAAAAAGGCGTACCAGCAGGCGCTTGATGAGCTGGCCAAGCTTGATAAAGAGAAAGGAGCGGCGCCCGATGTCAGGCGGCTCAAAATCCGGTCGCTGATTAATCTGGGCAAGCCCAAAGACGCGCTGGAGGAGTACGATCTGCTGGCCCAGGCTCTCAAGCACGACGATGAGCCGGTGTTGCGCGAGGTGGCGCTCGGCATGATCGTCGTGCTCGTGAAGGACATGCGCGAGCAGATGCGCGGCGCGGCCTACACGGCGTTGAAGGAAATCGATTCCGCCGAGGCGGTGCCGTTTTTCGAAGACGGGTTGAGCGATGGGTCGGGACCGGTGCGCGTGCTGGCGGTCGAAGGGCTGGGCCGGTCGGAAGCCGGTCGAAAGTCGAAGAAGTTGCGCGGCGCGCTGGAGGATCAGGCCGGGCTGGTGAAGGCCCGCGTCGTGAAAGCGCTCGGACGTTCGGGCGATCCCTCTGTGCTGCCGCTCATTGAGGCCGCAGCCAAGGATGAGCTCTCTCCCGTGCGGATTGCCGCGTATGCGGCGCTCGTCAGGCTCGGGAAGAAAGAGGCCTGGGACGATTTGCGGAAGGCCGCCGAGGCGGCCAACCCGGATGATCGAACCGATGCGATCAGGGCCATCGCCGATCTGAAGGATCAGCGGGGCGCGCCTCTCCTCATGGAGATGCTGACCTATCAGCAGCCCTCGGTGCGGGGGACGGCGGCGAGAGGGCTGGGACAGCTGGGGCGCAAAGATGCCCGCGAAAAGATCGAATTGTTGCTGAAGGATCCTATCCCGGCGGTGCGCGAATCCGCCGTGTCGAGTCTGGCTGAGCTGGGCACAGGTGAGTCGGTGCCGGCCATCGCGCAGTTATTAGGAGATGGACAAGTGACGGTCCGGGCGGCGTCGATCGCGGCGCTGCTTCAGCTCGGGCAGCCGTTCGAGAAGGTGGCGGAGCCTGCCAGAGCCTTGGCGCAGCAAAACGATACGGCCGCCCGGGCGTCGATTGCGTTTGCGTTGGGCAAGGCGACAAAGCCGAATGCGAACGATGCGATTGCGTTCTTGAATGGCTTGACGGACGATCCGCTTCCTGGGCCGAAGATTGTGGCCATTCGTTCGCTCGGCCACATTGGGGACCGGGAGCAGATTCCGCTGATGAAAGCGCAGTTGCACGATGCGAATGAGGCGGTGCGGGCGACGGCGGCCGGGGCGCTGCTGCACCTGCTGCAGCGGAAACTGTAG
- a CDS encoding carboxypeptidase regulatory-like domain-containing protein, protein MQIHIRMEDDAVNGKAVWQRASKAAIAALWLLVLAVGVLPAAAYEVVDVPHGGSIEGVVRLDGPIPEPKGFNLITFPDPAYCGRISNGRGWRLLRDFVVGPNAGLKDAIVLLEGVESGKPFEISVPLIEARDCLFLPFMTIVRNGHAVEVINMDPVMHDIQGYETSLESGARTLFNTPLVMNHQHHRGDIHAMHNHAPGASLIGPVYLNKGRRTFYMQCGFHAYMESWAMAVNNPYYALTDENGAFTIDRIPPGTYQMVVWHPQTGPGLTKTVTIHADGKVQEQFSLQAPKGNRSAYKVMDNPRFGPESLGYSIDIQPFVERQH, encoded by the coding sequence GTGCAAATTCACATCCGGATGGAGGACGACGCGGTGAATGGCAAGGCGGTTTGGCAGCGGGCAAGCAAGGCGGCGATAGCGGCCCTCTGGCTGCTGGTTCTGGCGGTTGGTGTGTTGCCGGCGGCGGCATATGAAGTGGTGGACGTGCCGCATGGCGGATCCATCGAAGGTGTCGTGCGGCTGGATGGTCCGATTCCCGAGCCCAAGGGCTTCAACCTGATTACCTTTCCCGATCCGGCCTATTGCGGACGCATCTCGAATGGCCGTGGCTGGCGGCTGCTCCGAGATTTTGTGGTCGGGCCGAATGCGGGGTTGAAGGATGCGATCGTGCTCCTGGAGGGGGTGGAGTCGGGCAAGCCGTTTGAAATTTCCGTGCCCCTGATCGAGGCGCGCGACTGTTTGTTTCTGCCCTTTATGACGATCGTGCGGAATGGGCATGCGGTGGAAGTGATCAACATGGATCCCGTGATGCACGATATTCAGGGGTATGAGACGTCGCTGGAATCCGGGGCGCGGACGCTCTTCAACACCCCGCTGGTCATGAATCACCAGCACCACCGGGGTGATATTCATGCAATGCACAATCATGCGCCGGGGGCCTCGCTGATTGGGCCGGTGTACCTGAACAAAGGGCGGCGGACCTTTTATATGCAGTGCGGATTTCACGCCTATATGGAGAGTTGGGCGATGGCGGTGAACAATCCCTATTATGCGCTGACCGATGAGAATGGGGCCTTCACCATCGATCGCATTCCGCCGGGGACCTATCAGATGGTGGTCTGGCATCCACAGACCGGGCCGGGGTTGACGAAAACCGTGACGATCCACGCCGATGGCAAGGTGCAGGAGCAGTTCTCGCTGCAGGCGCCCAAAGGGAATCGTTCCGCCTACAAGGTGATGGATAATCCCCGCTTCGGTCCGGAATCCCTCGGTTATTCGATCGACATCCAGCCGTTTGTGGAACGTCAGCATTGA